The Pedobacter mucosus genome window below encodes:
- a CDS encoding redoxin domain-containing protein gives MLEKGEIAPNFELNATPDQKINLKDFKGKNVVLAFYPADWSPVCSDQMALYNEMLKYFNKYDAQIIGISVDSVWCHLAFEQDRKLHFPLLADFEPKGEVSKAYGVYDDTVGESKRALFVIDKEGKIAWSYLSPTAVNPGADGILDALENLNKS, from the coding sequence ATGTTAGAAAAAGGCGAAATAGCTCCGAACTTTGAGTTAAATGCAACTCCTGATCAGAAAATAAATTTGAAGGATTTTAAAGGTAAAAATGTTGTATTGGCATTTTACCCTGCCGATTGGAGTCCGGTTTGTAGCGATCAGATGGCGCTTTATAACGAAATGCTTAAATACTTTAATAAGTATGATGCACAAATTATTGGTATTTCTGTAGATAGTGTTTGGTGTCATTTAGCATTTGAACAAGATCGAAAATTGCATTTTCCTTTATTAGCAGATTTTGAGCCTAAAGGAGAAGTTTCAAAAGCTTATGGAGTTTATGATGATACGGTTGGTGAAAGTAAAAGAGCACTTTTCGTTATTGATAAAGAAGGAAAAATTGCATGGAGTTATTTATCTCCAACAGCAGTAAATCCAGGAGCTGATGGTATTCTTGATGCACTTGAAAATTTAAATAAAAGTTAA
- a CDS encoding YdeI/OmpD-associated family protein — protein MQTSVQVDQYIANAAEFAIPILNHLRNLIHKADGRLEEKIKWGMPFFEYKGAVCHIAGFKNHCTIGFWKASLMNDEYHIFNDLSGAMGLINYIKSLEDLPADEILIAYVQQGIQLNEEGKKIPAKPKKISTNEVITPKYFLDALQEDPKALATFFNFSASNKREYISWLEEAKTESTKLKRLETAVEWIAEGKERMWKYKK, from the coding sequence ATGCAAACCTCCGTTCAAGTAGACCAGTATATTGCAAATGCGGCTGAATTTGCAATTCCTATTTTAAATCACTTACGAAATTTGATTCACAAAGCCGACGGCAGACTTGAAGAAAAAATTAAATGGGGAATGCCATTTTTTGAATATAAAGGAGCAGTTTGCCACATTGCAGGTTTCAAAAATCATTGTACTATAGGGTTTTGGAAAGCATCATTAATGAATGATGAGTATCATATTTTCAATGATCTTTCGGGAGCAATGGGATTAATTAATTATATAAAATCCCTTGAAGATCTACCAGCCGATGAAATATTGATTGCTTATGTTCAACAAGGGATTCAGTTAAATGAAGAGGGCAAAAAAATACCAGCAAAGCCGAAAAAAATAAGTACAAACGAAGTTATTACTCCAAAATATTTCCTTGATGCTTTGCAGGAAGATCCAAAAGCACTTGCAACCTTCTTTAATTTTAGCGCATCAAATAAACGAGAATATATTTCTTGGTTGGAAGAAGCAAAAACAGAATCGACCAAACTAAAAAGATTAGAAACGGCTGTAGAATGGATTGCTGAAGGAAAAGAAAGAATGTGGAAGTATAAGAAGTAA
- a CDS encoding flavin reductase family protein, producing the protein MLTLKTEDLSPIQLMDYLQYAIAPRPICFASTIDNEGNINLSPFSFFNMFSTNPPICIFSPSRRVRDNTTKHTLENVMQVKECVINIVDYDMVQQMSLASTEYAKGINEFEKAGFTMIKSDLVKPPRVAEAPVQLECVVNQIIPLGDKNGAGNLILAEVKLIHVSEKILDDKGKIDQQKLDLVARLGGDWYCRVTPDSLFKVVKPLATLGIGIDKLPQAVKLSKVLTGNDLGMLGNVEVLPTDEEVDLISFLPEVKEILDATIGDVTNRERELHELAQQFLKEGNASLALKIVLL; encoded by the coding sequence ATGCTGACGCTAAAAACTGAAGATTTAAGTCCGATACAATTGATGGATTACTTGCAGTATGCCATTGCGCCAAGACCAATCTGTTTTGCATCGACCATAGATAATGAAGGAAACATAAATTTAAGTCCATTCAGTTTCTTTAATATGTTTAGTACAAATCCTCCGATTTGTATTTTTTCACCATCGAGGCGTGTTCGTGATAATACCACTAAACATACCTTAGAAAATGTAATGCAGGTTAAAGAATGTGTTATCAATATTGTTGATTACGACATGGTTCAACAAATGAGTTTAGCAAGCACAGAGTATGCTAAAGGGATAAATGAATTTGAAAAGGCGGGGTTTACTATGATAAAATCTGATCTGGTTAAGCCGCCCCGAGTAGCAGAAGCACCTGTTCAACTAGAATGTGTTGTAAATCAGATTATTCCACTTGGTGATAAAAATGGGGCGGGAAATTTAATACTTGCAGAAGTTAAACTTATCCATGTAAGTGAAAAAATTTTGGATGATAAAGGTAAAATCGATCAGCAAAAATTAGATTTAGTGGCACGTTTAGGTGGTGATTGGTATTGCAGAGTAACACCTGATAGCCTTTTTAAAGTTGTGAAACCATTGGCTACATTGGGTATAGGAATAGATAAACTTCCACAAGCTGTAAAATTATCAAAGGTTTTAACGGGTAATGATCTTGGAATGTTAGGTAATGTTGAGGTATTACCGACTGACGAAGAGGTTGATTTAATAAGTTTTTTGCCAGAGGTCAAAGAAATTTTAGATGCTACAATTGGCGATGTTACCAACCGAGAAAGAGAGTTGCATGAACTGGCACAACAATTTTTGAAAGAAGGAAATGCATCACTTGCATTAAAAATAGTTTTGCTGTAA
- a CDS encoding SDR family NAD(P)-dependent oxidoreductase — translation MNIIITGASSGIGFETALEFSLQNDNKIVAIARSADKLRKLLEIARGINPDCTILPIEFDIVNDDYAALVPFLTERLGTIDILINNAGTLINKPFLETSEIDLSEMLQSNVISHFKMIQHVLPLMHAGSHIVNIGSMGGFQGSVKFPGLAAYSASKAALHTLTECLAFELADSGIKVNCLALGSAQTEMLEAAFPGYQSPVLAFEMGKYIADFAKTGHKFFNGKILPVAVTTP, via the coding sequence ATGAACATTATAATAACAGGCGCAAGTAGTGGGATAGGTTTCGAAACAGCCTTAGAGTTTAGTTTACAAAATGATAATAAAATTGTTGCCATTGCCAGATCGGCTGATAAACTGCGTAAACTTCTAGAAATAGCAAGAGGAATTAATCCTGATTGCACGATTTTGCCAATAGAATTTGATATTGTAAATGACGATTATGCTGCGCTAGTTCCTTTTTTAACGGAGCGACTTGGCACAATAGATATTTTAATTAACAATGCTGGTACACTCATTAATAAGCCTTTTTTAGAAACTTCTGAAATAGATTTGAGCGAGATGTTACAAAGTAATGTAATTTCTCATTTTAAAATGATCCAACATGTTTTGCCATTGATGCATGCCGGGAGCCACATTGTAAACATCGGCAGCATGGGCGGTTTTCAAGGCAGTGTTAAATTTCCAGGCCTAGCTGCTTACTCTGCCAGCAAAGCTGCTTTACATACGCTAACCGAATGTTTGGCTTTTGAGTTAGCCGATTCGGGAATTAAAGTAAATTGTTTAGCATTAGGATCTGCACAAACAGAAATGTTAGAAGCAGCCTTCCCGGGTTATCAAAGTCCGGTTTTAGCCTTCGAAATGGGTAAATACATTGCTGATTTTGCTAAAACCGGTCATAAATTTTTTAACGGGAAAATTTTACCTGTTGCAGTTACCACCCCTTAA
- a CDS encoding chitinase encodes MRILYPSIKCIAIMAMIYFSFGFDSITDKNFSQSIISEKDFNAAFPLRNQFYSYNALKKAINNMAFISVKIEKRGDWIYKITRTDKQTKKSILIRQDPDWNETWAKAKPYQVIDINYGDFCSSRNNKTNKIELAAWFAHIAHETRNGINGKYNDGLMLIKEAQTDSAYATKNAIYSAVQGREYYGRGPLQLSYNGNYGFASDCIFGDKNTLLNNPDLLSADPVISFESAIYFWMTPQSLKPSAHDVITGKWIASANDLQKKHNSGFGLTINIINGKVECNKGENNKAMQDRVGFYQYFLKKFNLNGINCTCSCAQMMPFAE; translated from the coding sequence ATGAGAATTTTATATCCTAGTATTAAGTGTATCGCAATAATGGCAATGATTTATTTTTCATTTGGATTTGATTCAATTACCGATAAAAATTTCTCACAATCAATAATTTCAGAAAAAGATTTCAATGCTGCTTTTCCGTTAAGAAATCAATTTTACAGCTATAACGCACTTAAAAAGGCAATAAATAATATGGCTTTCATCAGTGTAAAAATTGAAAAGCGAGGCGATTGGATTTACAAGATTACAAGAACTGATAAGCAAACTAAAAAGTCTATTTTAATTAGGCAAGATCCAGATTGGAATGAAACATGGGCCAAAGCAAAGCCATATCAGGTAATCGACATTAACTATGGTGATTTTTGTTCCAGTAGAAATAATAAAACTAATAAAATAGAGCTTGCGGCTTGGTTCGCTCACATTGCTCACGAAACAAGGAATGGCATAAATGGAAAATATAACGACGGATTAATGCTTATTAAAGAAGCCCAAACCGATTCTGCTTACGCTACGAAAAATGCTATTTATTCTGCTGTGCAAGGAAGAGAATATTATGGCCGTGGACCACTACAACTCAGTTATAATGGCAATTATGGTTTTGCATCTGATTGCATTTTCGGCGACAAAAATACCTTACTAAATAATCCCGATTTGCTGTCAGCAGATCCAGTTATTTCTTTTGAATCTGCTATTTATTTTTGGATGACACCGCAGAGTTTAAAACCGTCAGCCCATGATGTGATTACTGGAAAATGGATCGCATCAGCAAATGATCTTCAGAAAAAACATAATTCAGGTTTCGGGCTGACAATTAATATCATCAATGGAAAAGTTGAGTGTAATAAAGGCGAAAATAATAAAGCAATGCAAGATAGAGTTGGTTTCTATCAATATTTTCTAAAAAAGTTTAACTTAAATGGCATCAATTGTACTTGCTCATGTGCCCAAATGATGCCATTTGCCGAGTAA
- a CDS encoding homogentisate 1,2-dioxygenase: MPVYHKLGQIPHNRHTVFRKPDGKLYAEELVSTEGFSSLYSLVYHCHPPTIVKDLGEPYSVEPIIAREKHLKHTSLIGFNIKPEDDYLKSRKPVLVNSDLHIVLAAPKKSMTDYYYKNSQADEMVFVHEGSGKLKTGFGEIKFSYGDYLIIPRGTIHQFEFDTEKNRLFIVESFSPIRPPKRYLNQFGQLMEHSPYCERDLRLPENLQTHDEYGDFKVLIKKQGLIYPYTYGTHPFDYIGWDGYHYPYAFSIHDFEPITGRLHQPPPVHQTFEAHNFVVCSFVPRKYDYHPDSIPAPYNHSNVDSDEVLYYVDGDFMSRKSVVKGQITLHPGGIPHGPHPGTVEKSIGKEKTDELAVMIDPFKPLMLTQDAIDIEDENYHKSWQINIE, from the coding sequence ATGCCTGTTTATCATAAATTGGGGCAAATTCCACATAATCGCCATACGGTTTTTCGTAAGCCAGATGGAAAACTTTACGCCGAAGAACTGGTCTCTACAGAAGGATTTTCTAGTCTATATTCGCTTGTTTATCATTGCCACCCACCAACTATTGTAAAAGATTTAGGTGAACCATATAGCGTTGAACCTATTATTGCTAGAGAAAAACACCTTAAACATACCAGCTTAATTGGCTTTAATATTAAGCCTGAAGATGATTATTTAAAAAGTAGGAAGCCTGTTTTAGTAAACAGTGATTTGCACATTGTTTTAGCTGCTCCTAAAAAATCAATGACAGACTATTATTATAAAAATAGCCAAGCTGATGAAATGGTTTTTGTTCATGAAGGATCAGGGAAACTGAAAACAGGTTTTGGAGAAATTAAATTTTCTTACGGTGATTATTTAATTATTCCCAGAGGAACGATACATCAATTTGAATTCGATACAGAAAAAAATAGACTTTTTATCGTCGAAAGTTTTAGTCCGATAAGGCCGCCAAAACGTTACCTGAATCAATTTGGACAGTTAATGGAACATTCTCCCTATTGCGAACGTGATTTGAGATTGCCTGAAAATTTGCAGACTCATGATGAATATGGCGACTTCAAAGTTTTAATAAAAAAGCAAGGGTTAATTTATCCATATACTTACGGCACACATCCATTTGATTATATTGGCTGGGATGGTTATCACTATCCTTATGCCTTCTCTATCCACGATTTTGAACCCATTACAGGGCGTTTGCATCAACCGCCACCTGTTCATCAAACCTTCGAAGCGCACAATTTTGTCGTTTGTTCATTTGTTCCCCGCAAATATGATTACCATCCAGATTCTATTCCTGCGCCTTATAATCACAGTAATGTAGATAGCGATGAAGTTTTATATTATGTAGATGGAGATTTTATGAGTCGGAAAAGTGTGGTTAAAGGACAAATTACCTTGCATCCAGGTGGTATTCCTCATGGCCCACATCCTGGAACTGTAGAAAAATCTATCGGTAAAGAAAAAACAGATGAATTGGCTGTTATGATTGATCCCTTTAAACCTTTAATGCTTACGCAAGATGCAATAGATATTGAAGATGAAAATTATCATAAAAGTTGGCAGATTAATATAGAATAA
- a CDS encoding C40 family peptidase: MKKILIVILFFILSATAGRAQNILPPEYQELVKKLVANFPKNTAVSNVDDCATSSSSLIDFAKSMLGIPYRYATSNPKVGFDCSGFVSYVFSNFGFKVPRSSVEFSGTGKETNLANVKVGDVLIFTGSNPRVRRIGHVGIVYSIGDEGIKFIHSTSGKAHGVTITEFNDYYKSRFIKVVSII; this comes from the coding sequence ATGAAGAAAATATTAATTGTTATTTTGTTTTTCATTTTGTCTGCTACCGCAGGAAGAGCTCAAAATATCCTACCTCCAGAATACCAGGAATTAGTAAAAAAATTAGTTGCTAATTTCCCAAAAAATACAGCCGTTTCAAATGTTGATGATTGTGCCACAAGCTCTTCAAGTTTGATAGATTTTGCTAAAAGCATGTTAGGCATTCCATATCGTTACGCAACTAGTAATCCAAAAGTTGGTTTTGATTGTTCGGGTTTCGTAAGTTATGTTTTTAGCAATTTCGGATTTAAAGTACCCCGTTCTTCTGTAGAATTTAGTGGTACAGGTAAAGAAACTAATTTAGCAAACGTAAAAGTTGGCGATGTATTAATCTTTACCGGAAGTAATCCACGAGTTAGGCGGATTGGTCACGTAGGAATTGTTTATTCTATTGGCGATGAAGGCATTAAATTTATACATTCAACTTCTGGCAAAGCCCATGGCGTAACCATTACTGAGTTTAATGATTATTATAAAAGTCGCTTTATAAAAGTGGTGAGTATAATTTAA
- the hppD gene encoding 4-hydroxyphenylpyruvate dioxygenase yields METLTFAEKISKAPDFLPINGTDYIEFYVGNAKQAAHFYKTAFGFQSLAYAGPETGVRDRSSYVLQQEKIRLILTTALKSDHPIAEHVKKHGDGVKVLALWVDDAYSAFEETTKRGAKPYLEPQTLTDEHGEVKMSGIYTYGETVHMFIERKNYNGPFMPGYRVWESDYNPTDAGLLYIDHCVGNVGWNRMNEAVQWYEDVMGFVNILSFDDKQINTEYSALMSKVMSNGNGFSKFPINEPAEGKKKSQIEEYLEYYEGEGVQHIAVATKDIVKTVKELKSRGIEFLSAPPEAYYSMMPQRVGKIDEEISLLESLGILVDCDEEGYLLQIFTKPIEDRPTLFFEIIQRKGAQSFGAGNFKALFESLEREQELRGNL; encoded by the coding sequence ATGGAAACTTTAACATTCGCAGAAAAGATATCAAAAGCACCAGATTTTTTACCAATTAATGGAACAGATTATATTGAATTTTATGTAGGCAATGCTAAACAGGCGGCACATTTTTATAAAACTGCTTTTGGCTTTCAAAGTTTAGCTTACGCCGGACCAGAAACGGGCGTTCGAGATCGTTCATCATACGTTTTACAGCAGGAAAAAATTAGGTTGATTTTAACCACTGCGTTAAAATCAGATCATCCAATTGCCGAACACGTAAAAAAGCATGGGGATGGCGTAAAAGTATTGGCACTTTGGGTTGACGATGCTTATAGTGCTTTCGAGGAAACTACTAAACGGGGAGCAAAACCTTATTTGGAACCTCAAACATTAACCGATGAGCATGGCGAAGTGAAAATGAGTGGTATTTATACCTACGGAGAAACGGTTCATATGTTTATTGAACGGAAAAATTATAATGGACCATTCATGCCTGGTTACAGAGTATGGGAAAGTGATTATAATCCTACCGATGCTGGCCTTTTATACATTGATCATTGCGTTGGAAATGTAGGTTGGAACCGCATGAATGAGGCTGTACAGTGGTATGAAGACGTTATGGGATTTGTAAATATTTTATCCTTCGATGATAAACAAATCAATACAGAATATTCTGCCTTGATGAGTAAGGTGATGAGCAATGGAAATGGCTTTTCTAAATTCCCTATAAATGAACCTGCAGAAGGTAAAAAGAAATCGCAAATTGAAGAATATTTAGAATATTATGAAGGTGAAGGCGTGCAACACATTGCTGTAGCTACTAAAGATATTGTAAAAACGGTTAAAGAATTAAAATCTAGAGGAATTGAATTTTTAAGCGCTCCACCAGAAGCATATTACAGCATGATGCCACAGCGTGTTGGCAAAATCGATGAGGAGATTTCTTTATTAGAGAGTTTAGGAATTTTGGTTGATTGTGATGAAGAAGGATATTTATTGCAAATTTTTACAAAGCCAATTGAAGACAGACCGACCTTATTTTTTGAAATCATTCAGAGAAAAGGTGCACAAAGTTTCGGTGCCGGAAATTTTAAAGCTTTGTTCGAATCCTTAGAACGCGAACAAGAATTACGGGGAAATTTGTAA
- a CDS encoding fumarylacetoacetate hydrolase family protein, translating into MKLVSYKTEDREHLGLFIEGHIYNLNSCDKLLPDNMNEFLQGGEVLMERAKKIDLQIKDGSLKAKEEIFYELLAPVPHPTSCRDGYAFRQHVAAARRNRKVEMIPQFDEYPIFYFTNHNAIQGTGDIECMPDHFEKLDFELEIAVVIGKKGRNIKAAEADEYIAGYMVMNDMSARTLQMEEMLLNLGPAKGKDFSTVIGPWLVTPDELAPYKVVAKEGHVGEAYNLKMTCRVNGIQVSKGNASDMDWTFAEIIERCAYGVDILPGDVIGSGTVGTGCFLELNGTGLLEDPSYKTQWLQPGDVVEMEITGLGALTNTITRVETDFSILALKKS; encoded by the coding sequence ATGAAATTAGTATCCTACAAAACTGAAGATAGAGAACATTTAGGCCTGTTTATAGAAGGTCATATCTATAATTTAAATAGTTGCGATAAGCTATTGCCAGATAATATGAACGAGTTTTTGCAAGGTGGAGAGGTACTAATGGAAAGAGCAAAAAAAATAGATTTGCAAATTAAAGATGGTAGCTTAAAGGCAAAAGAAGAAATTTTTTATGAGCTTTTAGCGCCCGTTCCTCACCCAACAAGTTGCAGAGATGGATATGCGTTTAGGCAACATGTGGCAGCTGCCCGCCGTAACCGCAAGGTAGAAATGATTCCGCAGTTTGATGAATATCCAATTTTCTATTTTACCAACCACAATGCAATACAAGGAACTGGCGATATTGAATGTATGCCAGATCATTTCGAAAAGCTAGATTTTGAATTGGAAATTGCGGTAGTAATAGGAAAAAAAGGTAGAAATATTAAAGCTGCAGAGGCTGATGAATATATTGCTGGCTACATGGTGATGAACGATATGAGTGCCCGCACTTTACAAATGGAAGAAATGCTTTTGAACTTAGGTCCGGCAAAAGGCAAAGATTTTTCAACGGTAATAGGGCCGTGGTTAGTTACGCCAGATGAATTAGCACCTTATAAAGTTGTCGCGAAGGAAGGTCATGTTGGTGAAGCTTATAATTTAAAAATGACTTGCAGGGTGAACGGAATTCAAGTTTCTAAAGGAAATGCATCCGATATGGATTGGACTTTTGCAGAAATTATTGAACGTTGCGCTTACGGTGTAGATATTCTTCCAGGCGATGTTATTGGTTCTGGAACAGTTGGGACAGGTTGTTTTTTAGAACTTAATGGAACTGGTTTATTAGAAGATCCAAGCTATAAAACGCAATGGTTGCAGCCGGGCGATGTTGTAGAAATGGAAATAACGGGTTTAGGCGCACTTACAAATACCATTACTCGGGTAGAAACGGATTTCTCAATTTTAGCACTTAAAAAATCCTAA
- a CDS encoding DsbA family protein gives MSTLKPEVSSVDHIQGPSTASIEIVEYGDYQCSHCAHAYPIIKEIQETFGDQIKLVFRNFPLQESHEYAYAAATAAEAAGLQGKFWEMHDALYENQYRFADDLFEELAETIGLDIEQFKTDCESESINKKIEDDFESGIRSGVNGTPSFYVNGNKFDGGPEDLFEMLKESAK, from the coding sequence ATGAGCACACTAAAACCTGAAGTAAGCAGTGTAGATCACATTCAAGGTCCATCAACTGCATCTATTGAAATTGTTGAATATGGGGATTATCAATGTTCTCATTGCGCTCATGCTTATCCAATTATCAAGGAAATCCAAGAAACTTTTGGCGATCAAATTAAATTGGTGTTTAGGAATTTTCCACTTCAAGAATCGCACGAATATGCTTATGCAGCGGCAACAGCCGCTGAAGCTGCAGGTTTACAAGGAAAGTTTTGGGAAATGCATGATGCCTTGTACGAAAACCAGTATCGCTTTGCTGATGATTTATTTGAAGAGTTAGCCGAAACTATTGGTTTAGATATTGAGCAATTTAAGACAGATTGTGAATCAGAAAGTATCAATAAAAAGATTGAAGATGATTTTGAAAGTGGGATTAGGAGTGGGGTGAATGGAACACCTTCTTTCTATGTAAATGGGAATAAATTTGATGGCGGGCCAGAAGATTTATTTGAGATGTTGAAAGAGAGTGCCAAATAA
- a CDS encoding DUF58 domain-containing protein: MQAMNYQNETSYGNLELLAHQVVEGFITGLHKSPFHGFSVEFAEHRQYNIGDNVKNIDWKLYAKTDKLYSKRFEEETNLRCQFVIDVSSSMYFPEPKNNKLSFSIQATASLIYLLKKQRDAFGLSLFTEEILLNSPAKSTTAHQKYLFSQLEDLLQKPKVNAQTNLSGALHQVAELIHKRSLVIVFSDLFNSQTNPEKTDQLFDSLQHLKFNKHEVVVFNVVDQSKEVEFNYENRPYQFVDMETGETIKVHTNQVRDQYIAAVSSYREEIALKCAQYKIDLIDADINQGFYPILQSYLIKRQKLG, translated from the coding sequence ATGCAGGCAATGAATTATCAAAATGAAACAAGCTATGGTAATCTTGAATTACTAGCACATCAAGTAGTTGAAGGCTTTATTACTGGTTTGCATAAAAGTCCGTTTCATGGTTTTTCGGTTGAGTTTGCAGAACATCGGCAATATAATATAGGCGATAATGTAAAAAATATCGACTGGAAATTATATGCCAAAACAGATAAACTTTACAGCAAACGTTTTGAAGAAGAAACAAATTTACGTTGCCAATTTGTTATCGACGTTTCTTCATCTATGTATTTTCCAGAACCAAAAAATAATAAACTTTCTTTTTCAATTCAGGCGACGGCATCTTTAATTTATTTACTTAAAAAACAGCGAGATGCTTTTGGTTTAAGTCTGTTTACAGAAGAAATCTTGTTAAATTCTCCTGCGAAATCAACTACTGCTCATCAAAAATATTTATTTAGCCAGTTAGAAGATTTACTTCAAAAGCCAAAGGTTAATGCACAAACCAACTTAAGTGGCGCTTTGCATCAAGTAGCTGAATTGATTCATAAACGCTCTTTGGTAATTGTATTTAGCGATTTATTCAATAGCCAAACCAATCCGGAAAAAACAGATCAGCTTTTCGATTCTTTGCAGCATTTAAAATTTAACAAACATGAAGTAGTTGTTTTCAATGTGGTTGATCAATCAAAAGAAGTAGAATTTAATTACGAAAATAGGCCATATCAATTTGTTGATATGGAAACTGGAGAAACAATAAAAGTCCATACCAATCAAGTTCGCGACCAATACATTGCGGCTGTTTCATCCTATAGAGAAGAAATTGCTTTAAAATGTGCGCAATATAAAATTGATTTGATAGATGCAGATATTAATCAAGGTTTTTATCCCATTTTACAATCTTACCTTATTAAGAGGCAAAAGCTTGGCTAA
- a CDS encoding thiamine pyrophosphate-dependent enzyme, whose translation MSKNVAEQLVEMLVEVGVKRVYAVTGDSLNYFNDAVRRNGKIKWIHVRNEEVGAFAAAAEAELDGIACCAGSCGPGHVHLINGLYDAHRSHVPVIAIASTIPTSEFGTDFFQETNTIKLFDDCSYYNQVATTAEQVPRMFQTAIQHAIHKKGVSVFGLPGDVAQLDAVESVTSMQLFKNNPVIRPSDTELHDLSALLNSEKKVMLYCGIGAADAHDEVVALAEKLKAPVGFSFRGKMGIQYDNPFEVGMTGLLGQPSGYHAMHEADVVFLLGTDFPYVNFMPVKNKIIQIDEKPERLGRRAKLTMGLCGNISDSIKALLPLIQEKQDDSFLKSQLEFYKKVKENQQVYVKDQGEENKIQPEFVADTINRLADDDAIFTVDTGMSCVWGARFIQATGKRKMLGSFNHGSMANAMPMAIGAALSHPEKQVVALCGDGGLSMLLGDLATIKQYNLPIKLIVFNNRALGMVKLEMEVDGLPDNETDMINPDFALVAQAMGFKGVTVSKPEDVEIAIANAFAENGPVLLNIMTNPNALAMPPKIEWKQVVGMTESMTKLMLGGKMSEVFETVKSNYKHLGEVL comes from the coding sequence ATGAGTAAAAATGTTGCAGAACAATTGGTTGAAATGCTAGTTGAAGTTGGAGTTAAAAGAGTTTATGCGGTTACAGGTGATAGTTTAAATTATTTTAATGATGCTGTAAGGAGAAATGGCAAAATTAAATGGATTCATGTTCGCAATGAAGAAGTTGGTGCATTTGCGGCAGCAGCTGAAGCAGAGCTTGATGGAATTGCGTGTTGTGCGGGTAGCTGTGGGCCTGGTCATGTTCATTTAATTAATGGACTTTATGATGCTCACCGCTCTCATGTGCCTGTAATCGCTATTGCATCCACTATTCCGACCAGTGAATTCGGCACAGATTTTTTTCAGGAAACGAATACCATAAAACTATTTGACGATTGTAGTTATTATAATCAAGTGGCTACTACTGCAGAACAAGTACCAAGAATGTTCCAAACGGCTATTCAACATGCCATTCATAAAAAAGGTGTTTCTGTATTTGGTTTGCCAGGTGATGTTGCGCAGCTAGATGCTGTAGAAAGTGTTACATCTATGCAGTTATTTAAAAATAATCCTGTCATACGTCCTTCTGATACGGAACTTCATGATTTATCAGCTTTACTTAATTCAGAAAAGAAGGTAATGCTTTATTGTGGAATAGGCGCCGCAGATGCACATGATGAAGTTGTGGCCCTTGCGGAAAAATTAAAAGCACCCGTTGGCTTTTCTTTTCGTGGAAAGATGGGGATTCAATATGATAATCCTTTTGAAGTTGGTATGACCGGGCTTTTGGGTCAACCATCTGGTTATCATGCCATGCATGAGGCTGATGTCGTATTTTTATTGGGTACTGACTTTCCTTATGTGAATTTTATGCCGGTTAAAAATAAAATCATCCAAATTGATGAAAAACCAGAGCGATTAGGGCGTAGAGCGAAATTGACTATGGGTTTGTGTGGAAATATAAGTGATTCTATTAAAGCCTTACTGCCTTTAATTCAAGAAAAACAAGATGATAGCTTTTTGAAATCTCAGCTCGAGTTTTATAAAAAGGTTAAAGAAAATCAACAGGTTTATGTTAAAGATCAGGGTGAAGAAAATAAAATTCAGCCAGAATTTGTAGCGGATACCATAAACCGTTTAGCTGATGATGACGCTATTTTTACGGTTGATACGGGCATGTCTTGTGTTTGGGGAGCAAGGTTCATTCAGGCTACAGGAAAAAGGAAAATGTTAGGTTCATTTAATCATGGTTCAATGGCAAACGCTATGCCTATGGCCATTGGAGCGGCATTATCTCATCCCGAAAAACAGGTTGTCGCTTTGTGTGGCGATGGAGGTTTATCCATGCTTTTAGGTGATTTAGCAACCATAAAGCAGTATAATTTGCCAATTAAACTTATTGTTTTTAATAACAGGGCATTAGGTATGGTTAAATTAGAGATGGAGGTGGATGGCCTGCCTGATAATGAAACTGACATGATTAACCCTGATTTTGCTTTGGTTGCCCAAGCAATGGGTTTTAAGGGCGTAACCGTTTCTAAACCAGAAGATGTTGAAATCGCAATTGCAAATGCTTTCGCAGAAAATGGGCCAGTATTACTTAACATTATGACTAACCCAAACGCTTTGGCCATGCCTCCAAAAATTGAGTGGAAGCAAGTTGTTGGCATGACGGAATCTATGACGAAGTTAATGTTAGGAGGAAAAATGAGTGAAGTTTTCGAAACTGTAAAATCAAATTATAAGCATTTAGGAGAAGTTTTATAA